The DNA window TAAAAAAGCCGTATTAGTGGGCAGCCCACTCTACTTTGCTTAAATCAACGCCGTCTTTAAACATATCCCAGAGCGGCGAGAGCTCGCGTAATTTGGTTACTGCATGACGCACTTTCTCAATCGCTGAGTCTATATCCTGTTCGGTGGTGTAGCGACCGATACTGAAGCGTATTGAACTGTGAGCCATCTCATCATTAAGGCCCAATGCACGCAGTACATACGACGGCTCAAGACTGGCAGAAGTACATGCCGAACCTGAAGATACGGCAAGATCACGCAGCGCCATAATCAGTGATTCACCCTCTACAAAAGCAAAGCTAATATTGACGATACCCGGCACATGCTGAGTAGCGGAGCCGTTGAGATAGACCTCTTCCATATCCGAGACACCGTCCCAGAGACGCTTGCGCAATACAGTGATTCGTGCAGATTCTTCAGCCAGCACTTCACCGGCAAGACGGAAAGCTTCACCCATGGCAGCAATCTGATGGGTAGCAAGAGTACCAGAACGCATACCGCGTTCATGTCCACCACCGTGCATTTGCGCTTCAATACGAACGCGGGGCTTGCGGCGGACATAGAGTGCGCCAACACCTTTGGGGCCGTAGATTTTGTGTGCCGAGAAGGACATCATATCCACCTGCATGGCTTCGACATCGATTGGCGTTTTGCCTGCGCTCTGAGCTGAATCCACATGGAAGAAGACTTTCTTCTCACGACAGATCGCACCGATTGCGGCTATATCATTTAACGTGCCGATCTCATTGTTCACATGCATGATCGAAACAACAGTGGTGTCTTCGCGAATCGCGTCGGCAACCATCTGTGGTTGAATCAAACCGCTGGAATCTGGATCCAAATAGGTCACTTCGAAACCCTCACGCTCAAGTTGGCGGCAGGTGTCTAGTACAGCTTTGTGTTCAATACGCGAGGTAATGACGTGCTTACCTTTGCGCTGGTTGAAGTGGGCGCAACCTTTAATGCCAAGATTATTCGCTTCTGTGGCACCAGAGGTCCAGACGATTTCGCGTGGATCGGCACCAATCATCTTGGCGAC is part of the SAR92 clade bacterium H455 genome and encodes:
- a CDS encoding IscS subfamily cysteine desulfurase gives rise to the protein MSLPIYLDYAATTPVDPIVADKMMQYLTPKGHFGNPASRSHTFGWEAEAAVEDAREEVAKMIGADPREIVWTSGATEANNLGIKGCAHFNQRKGKHVITSRIEHKAVLDTCRQLEREGFEVTYLDPDSSGLIQPQMVADAIREDTTVVSIMHVNNEIGTLNDIAAIGAICREKKVFFHVDSAQSAGKTPIDVEAMQVDMMSFSAHKIYGPKGVGALYVRRKPRVRIEAQMHGGGHERGMRSGTLATHQIAAMGEAFRLAGEVLAEESARITVLRKRLWDGVSDMEEVYLNGSATQHVPGIVNISFAFVEGESLIMALRDLAVSSGSACTSASLEPSYVLRALGLNDEMAHSSIRFSIGRYTTEQDIDSAIEKVRHAVTKLRELSPLWDMFKDGVDLSKVEWAAH